In Streptomyces erythrochromogenes, the DNA window GTCCGCCCCGATCGCGGCCAGCAGTGCGTGGGCGGTGAAGTCGGGGGCGTGGACGCCGGGGACCCGGTCGAGTGCCGTACGGAGGGTCTCGTGCCACCAGCCGTAGTGCTGGGCCTGGTACGGGCTGCTGATCCCGGCGTCCTCCGCGGCGGACATGAGGTTCCGGTTCTCGATCTTGAAGGTCAGGGCGGCGTCCAGGAGGTCCGCCACCTGCTGCCGCGGCGAGGAACCCGTTGTCTCCTGGACCTCCCGCACCGTGCGCCGGAGCGGTTCGAGGCGCGACGTGATCACGGCGGCGATCAGGCCGGCGCGGTCGCCGAAGCGGCGGAAGAGGGTGCCCTTGCCGACGCCCGCAGCCGCGGCGATGTCGTCCATGGACACGCTGTGGGGGCTGCTGCTGGCGGCGAAGAGGGCGTCGGCGGCTGCCAGCACGGCCTCTCGGTTGCGCTGGGCGTCCGCGCGCTCGGTGCGCTCCGTACGCTCCGCTCGTTGGGCCACGGGTCCTCCTCG includes these proteins:
- a CDS encoding TetR/AcrR family transcriptional regulator, whose translation is MAQRAERTERTERADAQRNREAVLAAADALFAASSSPHSVSMDDIAAAAGVGKGTLFRRFGDRAGLIAAVITSRLEPLRRTVREVQETTGSSPRQQVADLLDAALTFKIENRNLMSAAEDAGISSPYQAQHYGWWHETLRTALDRVPGVHAPDFTAHALLAAIGADLVAHLIDEQKMSPEDLRSSLAAHLDDVLGAA